The Rosettibacter firmus genome contains the following window.
ATATACACCGTCAGGCATATTAACAAGAAAAATGATTATGGTAAAATAAAGAAGAAATTCACTTTTTTATCATTAAGAACTTATTATAAATTGAGATGCTAATTCCAAATAAAAACTATAATAAGACTCTTGCTTTAATTGTCCCTGGAATTGCTTTTAATTCTTTCAAAATTTCTTTTGGATGTTCTTTACTATCTATATCAATAATTACATAGCCAATGTAAGGATCTGTCTGTAAATATTGAGCACCTATATTAAGTTTTCTTGCAGTAAAAACTTTTGTAATCCTGTTTAAAATTCCAGGACGGTTATGATGAATGTGGAGGTAACGTTGTTTATCTACATTAGGAGTTAAAGAAATTTCTACAAAATTAGTTGCCCCGATTGTTGAACCAATATCGCAATATTTAACCAATTTTTCTGATACTTCGAGAGCTATATTTTCCTGAGCTTCTACTGTACTACCTCCAATATGAGGAGTTAAAATTACATTTGGATATTTTTGAAGAACACAACTAAAGCCATCGCCATTAGAAACAGGTTCTTCAGGATAAACATCAATTGCTGCTCCATATAAATGTTTATTTTCAATTGCTTCTGCAAGATCATTCAAATTAACTACAGTCCCTCTGGATGTATTAATCAAATAAGAGCCTTTCTTCATTAAACTCAATTCTCTTTTTGTAATCATATTTTTAGTTAATTCAGTTTCAGGTACATGAAGAGTAACAATATCTGAAATCTGTAAAAGTTCATCAAGCGAATTGCAAGCTTTGGCATTTCCAAGACTTAACTTTTTCACAATATCATAATAATAAACATTCATTCCAAGACTTTCTGCAAGAATAGAAACCTGTGATCCAATATGACCATAACCTACAATTCCAATGTTTTTCCCTCTAACCTCGTATGAATTTTTTGCTTCTTTTAGCCATTTACCCTGATGTGCATAAAAATTTTTTTCCGGGATACCTCTTATTAAAAATATACATTCGCTAATTACTAATTCTGCAACCGATCTTGTATTAGAAAATGGAGCATTAAAAACTGGAATACCTCTCATTTTAGCAGTGTGTAAATCAACTTGATTTGTTCCTATGCTAAAACAACCAATAGCAATTAATTTCTTAGCATGTTTCAATACATCTTTAGTAATATTTGTCCTTGATCTTATACCAATTATATGGACATCTTTAATTTTTTCTATCAGATTTTCGTCATGTAAAGCATGTTTTAGACATTCAACATTTGTATAGCCATTCTTCCTAAAATAATCCAATGCGTTTTCGTGGATGTTTTCCAACAAAAGTATTTTAATTTTTTCTTTTGGGTAAGATAATTTCTTGGTTTGAATATTCATATTTAGAGTATGATGAATAATTATTGAAAATTATTATGCAAATATAAGAATGAATTGAATTAGATGTGATATTATGTTTTATAAATAAAATTGAATTAACATAATATCTTTATATTCTTAATAAATTTTTAGTTCAACTTTTTATATTAAAATATAGATTTTATTTTATTGAGAAATATTTTTATTTAGAATCTCATCAATTTGGAAAATTTATTTATAAAAATTATATTTGTGCCTCAAAATTATGAGAACAAAAAAGGGCGCGTAGCTCAGGGGTAGAGCATTTGCCTTTTAAGCAAAGGGTCGGTGGTTCGAG
Protein-coding sequences here:
- the serA gene encoding phosphoglycerate dehydrogenase — translated: MNIQTKKLSYPKEKIKILLLENIHENALDYFRKNGYTNVECLKHALHDENLIEKIKDVHIIGIRSRTNITKDVLKHAKKLIAIGCFSIGTNQVDLHTAKMRGIPVFNAPFSNTRSVAELVISECIFLIRGIPEKNFYAHQGKWLKEAKNSYEVRGKNIGIVGYGHIGSQVSILAESLGMNVYYYDIVKKLSLGNAKACNSLDELLQISDIVTLHVPETELTKNMITKRELSLMKKGSYLINTSRGTVVNLNDLAEAIENKHLYGAAIDVYPEEPVSNGDGFSCVLQKYPNVILTPHIGGSTVEAQENIALEVSEKLVKYCDIGSTIGATNFVEISLTPNVDKQRYLHIHHNRPGILNRITKVFTARKLNIGAQYLQTDPYIGYVIIDIDSKEHPKEILKELKAIPGTIKARVLL